GGGCGAATATTCCCAAACATCCGGAGTGGCTCCGTCACCTGGAATTGAAGGGATGGGGGTCGCCCCTTCACACGGCGTGAGCGCTTTGTTTTCTTCTTGTGCGTGCCTCCAGCCTCCTCCACTGCTCCTTCTATTGCGGCGATGGTGGCTGCGCGGCTCACGCAAGCGAGGCCTGCCGTGAGGTCATGGGCGGCGCGTCTCGCGGGCCGGCCAACGgcacgtgctcgtcttcctcgaccTCGATCTCGTGGCACTGGATCTCGCTACCAGAGCTCGTGGGGCAAGGGGCCGTGCGGCAGCGATGTTATCTTTGCCGCGGCAGCCATGGAGGCATCCTCGTTCCACCGGATAGGCGCCGCGGAGGCTGGCCGTAACGGTGTGTAACAGGCCAAAAACTGCCATCAATACAAATAGAGACATGGGTTCATCCCATCCTAAAAAAGGAGAATGGGTCCATCGCATCCTTCTTGTTTCTGAGTCAAACAATTCCTATGCCACATAGATTAAACAGTTGAGATGACAAGCAATTTATATGAAGAGAAAGAGGGAATGGTTCCATATACATAGAAAGAAGAGGAAAATTCATGTCCGATCCTTTAGCTTGACAcggggtgtcatctaggtccctcTACTCTTAAAATGCTATTTCTAGGGCTAAGAATTTAGCTTTGGGTAACATTCAAGTCCAAACGTGTCCTGGACAGTAATAGATAGACTAATTTTTGAGCcaaacctctaactagttagccAAACTCAGCTAATTTAGGCTAACGTTTAGCCCCAGCTAATAACTACTTTAAACTAATTCAAGCACGCTCTTAGAAAACCGAAACAAAAAACACCTCATCACTGGGAATGGTCTAATGTACTGTTAAACTTGGCCTCTCTTGCCTCCTTAGACATTAATTAATACTTCATCCATTCTAGAATATAACTACGCTTAAACCTTTGTCAGATAGATTACAAATAGTGGCAAAATGTGTAATATTATTTTCATCGGAACTATCCTTGAATGTGCGTGTGGTCTATGTATGTATGACAACGATGTTTACCGTACATGTCTTCACTCTGATTAAATGAAGATATGCATGCTGTTATTTTATTGATCCACAGAGTGATAGTATCTTCATCCGtttaactactccctccatcaaattataagtcatttcaaaTTTCTTGAATAGTTAAAGCAGGTCAAgtctgactaaatttatataataaaataataatatttatgatattttttaaaataaatattattagattcttcattaatttgatgtcataaatctttataattctttTTATAACATTAGTCAAACTTCGAGATGTATTTGACTATCTAAGAaagttgaaatgacttataatttagaaacggAGTGAGAAGCTGGGTATACTGGTTCTAATTTTGAACTTCAATAGTAGCTATATCCTGAAAGGCCGAAACTGATGGAGTACAAGTAGTACCAAGTTGGCCTGTTACAGTGCAAATTGCATGAACGAACTTGCCTATTTCAGAGCAGATACGAGGACCTGAGCTGTACACTACTACAGTGTGCTGCTGATGGTTAGGAAGCTATCCAAAGTGATGTTTTGGGGGTACTCAGGATCACAAACAAGATTCGTCACGACCGTATGCCTTGGCAGTGCCAGCGAGGTGCAGCGCATCTCGCCCGGGGCTACCTTGTCGAACGAGCCGCAAgtaagaaagagagaaagaaataaCGTTCCGTGCGGCTAGCTCCGTCTGAGTTGATCGTGCGAAAAGTGTGTCCCCTTCGGCTTGAAATAGTCTtttagcttataagccgtactttttcagttacAATAAATCAACCAATAATACTTTTAGTTATGATTTATCAGCGAGACGAACATGACAAGTGTCTCCCTCTGCCACATTAACTTTGTCAAGAGATGAAGACCTACCAAAAAAACGTCTACTAGCTACAGTCTATAATACAGCACGTACCAGCACAGTTCCAGTTCCCACCCAAGGAGAGACTGAGTTCTGCTAGCTGCAAGATCACTCGGCACTTCATAGCCATCGACAGATCGACTGCATCCTGCAGCGGCACTACATGCACCGAGCAAGCATGCCGAGCGTGCACCGTTCGAGGCTGCTGGCGGCGGGCCGCGCGGCGCCCGACGAAGCCGACATCCGCCTCTGCTCCGTGCTACTGGCCTCGGTCGTGTCGCTGATGCTCCTCTGCGGGGTTCTCTCCCTGCTCTCCCGCGCCAGCGGCGACAGCGCCTTCCCCACCAAGATCTACGTCATCGTCGGCCCGACGGCGATCATGctcgtgctcgtcttcctcggctgGCTTGTCTCGTGGGGGATCCGGGCTCTGGCCGTGCCGCCTCAGGCTCCGGCGCCCGCGCGCCTGGCGCGACGCCTCTGCGCGTGCGGGCTGTCCGACGCGGCGGGCGTCGCCACGCTGCCGGCGTTCCCGTTTCAGCCGGCGCCGGCCCAGCAGCCCGCGGCGGCGAGCGAGGGCGAGCAGCAGCCACCGCGCGGGAGCGCCGTGCTGTGCGCTGTGTGCCTCGAGGACGTGCGGGCCGGCGAGATGGTGCGGTATCTCCCCGCGTGCCGGCACCTCTTCCACGTCGACTGCGTCGACGTGTGGCTGCGCTCCCACCGGACCTGCCCGCTCTGCCGCTGCGAGCTCCCGCGGCGGAAGGCCACCCCTCAGGCTCAGCAGACCGTGGCCGTCACGCAGACCACGCCGGAAGCGGTGCCGTTGCCGCCTGTTGAGTATCACTAACTTCCGCGCCACTTGTTTGCGAAAGGgttgttgctgcagctctctCAAAGCTACGGAGTATTTTGGCCTGTCAAGTTGTATACAACATTCTTCAATTCCTGAATTTCTTTGGGGGCAATCAATAAGACATGACAATACGACGGGATATGATTGATTTGAATATACTACTCCTATATGGCAGTTTATTTGGATCACTAGAAGGTGCCACGGCTGTGTCGCAGAATCGAACTGTTTCTCGTCCCGCTTGATGTTTCCatttttaaataaaaataaaGGTGCGTTCGTGTCTTCAAGATTATATGTAGATTTCCGATGGAATGGAGGACCCACtgcaattcattcatatatgcTGTTTGGACGTAGATATTAGAGTCGAGAATTGAAAATTGGAATAAGGTTCCTGAATTATGCTATTTTGGGTGTCCATAGATCGAGATATGGAATTATAACTTCAATACCTTGGTATCACTACCGGAAACCTATTAGTTTGTCGAGTGCATTTTATCGGGCAGAGCTGCCACAAAACACCCGAcaaaataattgcactcggcaaaagagcaaaaaaaaaaaaaacactcggcaaagcctggcactcggcaacccagaaaaaaaaaacactcagcaaagctaggcactcggcaaagaaatatgtttgccgagtgtaattatttggcactcgacaaaaaataTGTTTGCCGGGTGTAAttatttagcactcggcaaataatttcacgttttttctcttctgaccttttctactctccacatagaACATGTGATATTCCatattaaaatttggtatattttttgatctgtttgctatatttacttaatttattgtatttctaggaatttttttggtataagtcaaatttgaactgcaagtgattcaaataatagaataaaatgagtagaaaaatgatattcatgttattgagtccagtgtgaggccttacccgggaaataaaaagaaatttcgaacatcttgttcagaaaacacgaccacgaacatgtggccgaatggtttttaaattctaaaaaaagcaaacgaagtctgaaaatcatgagatttgtcatgatgtgatgatatcatacatggaggctatggtaaaaaattgagaaggtttcgcataatttgtcacgtacgatgtttacaaatcgAAGCATCTTAGAAGGAGAATCGTagtgttgagaaggattcggtaagatttggagtcaaactGACGGTCGagttggggtttgacttcaaaactttttgtataagcaatagagaacatagattatttcatgtgaaattttggtaattttttggatccatttgataattttaatttattaagtgcaattatagaattttaattgatataaattaaatttgagttGTAAATGCATAAAATAATGGAGTaatattagtagaaaaatcatatatatatattattgagTCAATTTGACAAGATATTTTCAAAGTACATTGGGAAGAAGGAGGAATACACGGTATGGAAAAGAAAGAAATAGGgaaaaaagtttgccgagtgcagacactcggcaaagataagtttgtcgagtgccgtgatctgacactcggcaaatctaagTTTACCGAGTGTCCTAGATTCGACACTCGACAAACTGGACACCTTATAAAAGTCACCCAGTTGCTGCCCCCTCCCTCccaccctcccctccctctcctggCGCCGCTGCCCCCTTCCCTCCCTGCCTCTCCCATCGCACCGCCATGGCCGTAGCTCCATGTTCTGGATCTGACTGGAGGTTTGGATcttgctctctttctctcttacAGGATTCAATTTGACCTCCCCTATGTTTGGATTTCTCACTCGATGGCTGCTGACCCCTGTGCTATTGTTGTTATCCATGGCCCTAG
The nucleotide sequence above comes from Miscanthus floridulus cultivar M001 chromosome 18, ASM1932011v1, whole genome shotgun sequence. Encoded proteins:
- the LOC136519489 gene encoding E3 ubiquitin-protein ligase ATL31-like; translated protein: MHRASMPSVHRSRLLAAGRAAPDEADIRLCSVLLASVVSLMLLCGVLSLLSRASGDSAFPTKIYVIVGPTAIMLVLVFLGWLVSWGIRALAVPPQAPAPARLARRLCACGLSDAAGVATLPAFPFQPAPAQQPAAASEGEQQPPRGSAVLCAVCLEDVRAGEMVRYLPACRHLFHVDCVDVWLRSHRTCPLCRCELPRRKATPQAQQTVAVTQTTPEAVPLPPVEYH